The nucleotide sequence AAACCGCTTGCTGCCCCCAGTTAGAATTGGCCCATGGCCATTCTCCTCGCGCATTAGACGGCGGGAACGCCTCAGCCGCCCACCCGTCTCCCCGATCCGCCCTGGAGTCTGTCCGTGATCTCCGCCTCCGCCGTCGAGCTGCGCGCCGGTGCCCGCGTCCTCATCGAGTCCGCCACCTTCCGTGTCGCCAAGGGCGACCGCATCGGTCTGGTCGGCCGCAACGGCGCCGGCAAGACCACCCTCACCAAGTGCCTGGCCGGCGAGGGCATCCCGGCAGGCGGCACCATCACCCGCTCCGGCGAGGTCGGATATCTCCCTCAGGACCCCCGCACCGGCGACCTCGACGTCCTCGCCCGCGACCGCGTCCTGTCCGCGCGCGGCCTCGACGTACTGATCCGCAAGATGCGCGAGAACGAGCAGCGCATCGCCAACGGACAGGGCAGCACCCGCGAGAAGGCGCTGAGGCAGTACGAGCGCCAGGAGACGGAGTTCCTCACCAAGGGCGGGTACTCCGCCGAGGCCGAGGCCGCCACCATCGCCGCCGCGCTCAACCTGCCCGACCGGGTGCTCGGCCAGCCGCTGCACACCCTCTCCGGTGGTCAGCGCCGCCGTATCGAGCTGGCCCGGATCCTCTTCTCCGACGCCGACACCCTGCTCCTCGACGAGCCGACGAACCACCTCGACGCCGACTCGATCATCTGGCTGCGGGACTACCTCAAGACCTACCGCGGCGGCTTCATCGTCATCTCCCACGACGTCGACCTGGTCGAGACGGTCGTCAACAAGGTGTTCTACCTGGACGCCAACCGCGCCGAGATCGATGTCTACAACATGGGCTGGAAGCTCTACCAGCAGCAGCGCGAGGCCGACGAGAAGCGCCGCAAGCGTGAGCGGCAGAACGCCGAGAAGAAGGCCGCGGCGCTGCACTCGCAGGCCGACAAGATGCGCGCCAAGGCCACCAAGACGGTCGCCGCGCAGAACATGGCCAAGCGGGCCGACCGGCTGCTCGCCGGCCTGGACGCGGTACGGGTCTCCGACAAGGTCGCCAAGCTGCGCTTCCCGGAGCCCGCGCCCTGCGGCAAGACCCCGCTCACCGCGGAGGGACTGTCGAAGTCGTACGGCTCGCTGGAGATCTTCACCGACGTCGACCTGGCCATCGACAAGGGTTCCAGGGTCGTCATCCTCGGCCTCAACGGCGCCGGCAAGACCACCCTCCTCCGCCTCCTCGGCGGCGCCGAGAAGCCCGACACCGGCGAGGTCATCGAGGGCCACGGCCTCAAGCTCGGCTACTACGCGCAGGAGCACGAGACCCTCGACCCCGAGCGCACCGTCCTGGAGAACATGCGCTCCGCCGCCCCCGACCTGGACCTCGTCGAGGTCCGCAAGACGCTCGGCTCGTTCCTGTTCTCGGGCGACGACGTCGACAAGCCGGCCAGCGTCCTCTCCGGCGGCGAGAAGACCCGCCTGGCGCTCGCGACGCTGGTGGTCTCGTCGGCGAACGTCCTCCTCCTCGACGAGCCGACGAACAACCTCGACCCCGCCAGCCGTGAGGAGATCCTCGGCGCGCTGCGCACCTACAAGGGCGCGGTCGTCCTCGTCACCCACGACGAGGGCGCGGTCGAGGCGCTCCAGCCGGAGCGGATCATCCTGCTGCCGGACGGCGTCGAGGACCTGTGGGGCGCGGACTACGCGGATCTCGTCGCGCTCGCCTGAGCGAATGGCCGATCGAATGGGTTGATCAACTGCGTCTGGATCATTCGGCCCATCCGTGATCCATCATCTGTGTGAGATCTCCTCGTACCGAGGTGTGTCCTACACCGATTTCCCGGCCGAGTCCTTCCGTGTGAAGGGCTCGGCCGCCGTGCGTCTCTGACCAGGCACTTCACGGAACAACCCGTTCGGGCGTACGGACGCCTCTGGGCGGAATCACAGGTTCCACTCGTGGGTACGCGCTCCTGTCGTCAAAACCTTGTCCCACGGACCTTGCCGAATGGGTGGCCATCGCGCGCCGGAGGGGTGATCATGAGGAGACCAGAGCGCACTTCCCATGAGGAGGACCGGGTGGCCGAGACTCTGAAGAAGGGCAGCCGGGTTACCGGCGTCGCGCGCGACAAGCTCGCGGCAGACCTGAAGAAGAAGTACGACTCCGGTGCGAGCATTCGGGCGCTGGCCGAGGAAACCGGCCGCTCGTATGGCTTCGTACACCGGATGCTCAGCGAGTCGGGCGTCACGCTCCGAGGGCGTGGCGGCGCGACACGGGGCAAGAAGGCCGCCTCGGCCTGACGCCGGGCGGCCCATCGGCTTCGATGGTGGCCACCCGGTCGGTCGGCTGATCGACCGGGTGGTTACTGTGCAGTCACTTAGCATGCTCCATCGCTCTGCTGACCGCACTCATCGGAGGCGCCCCATGGCTTCACTCGAACCACTGCTCGACCAGGACGGCGTACGGCTCACCGTCGACGACGCGATCGCCACGGTGACGCTGACCAATCCGGCCAAGCGCAACGCGCAGAGCCCCGCTCTGTGGCGGGCGCTCACCGAGGCCGGGCGGTTGGTGCCGGGCTCCGTCCGTGTGGTCGTGCTGCGTGCCGAGGGCACATCGTTCTCCGCCGGCCTCAACCGGCAGATGTTCACGCCCGAAGGCATCGAGGGGGAGCCGTCGTTCATCGATCTCGCGCGCCGTGACGACGCCGGGCTCGACTCGACCATCGCCGAATACCAGGAGGCGTTCACCTGGTGGCGGCGCAACGACATCGTGTCCATCGCCGCCGTGCAGGGACATGCCGTCGGTGCGGGCTTCCAGCTTGCCCTTGCCTGTGATCTGCGCGTCGTCGCCGACGACGTGCAGTTCGCCATGCTCGAAACCAGCCTCGGGCTCGTCCCCGACCTCGCGGGGACCCATCCGCTGGTGAGCCTCGTCGGGTATGCCCGCGCGCTGGAGATCTGCCTCACCGGGCGCTTCGTCCAGGCGGACGAGGCGCAGCGGGTCGGGCTCGCGAACCTCGCGGTGCCCGGTGACCAGCTCGACGACACGGTGCGGGATCTGGCCGCTGCGCTGGTGTCCGCGCCGCGGGACGCGGTGGTCGAGACGAAGGCGTTGCTGCGCGGGGCGCAGGGGCGTTCGTACGACGAACAGCGGGCGGCGGAGAGGGCCGCGCAGGCGCGCCGCCTGCGGGACCTCGCGGGGGTCGCGGAGTAGTCGGCGCGGCGGACGCCGGGTGGGCGCAGCGGTCCGCGGAGGTCAGACGACGGCGGCCGGCCCTGTCACCGCTGTGATGAGTACCGCCACCGACGGATGATCGGGCAGGGCGTCGCTCACCGCTGTTCGCACCTCGCGTGCCAGATCCAGGGCTCGTCTTTCCTCCGTCACCGCCAGTTCCACGAGGATGTGGCGGCGGGGGAGGGCGGGCCCGGTCGCGACGTGGCCCCCGAAGGCGGTGGTGAGACGGGTGACGCCGGGGACCGACAGGGCCGCGGCGGCCACGCGGGAGACCTCGTCGTCGCTGGTGGGTGGGGTGGTCGGGGCGGTGGGCGGCGGTTCGGGGGCCGGGTGGACCGTCTGCTCGTCGCCTTCCAGCAGATGCGTCACCCGGAGATCCACCTCTTCCACCCTCAGGCCCAGGCGTTCCCTGGCCGTGGTGGACAGGACGGTACGCAGCCGGGCGGCCATCGCCGGGAAGGGCTCGACGGTCGGGCCCGCCGCGACCGCGAAGTCGGCCGTGACACGGAGCGGGCCGGGCGGGAGCGCACTCGGGGGCGGTGGCACGCCGGCGTCGTGCTCGCCGGAGCCGGTCAGTGAGATGCGGAGCGCACCGAGGCGGAGCCCTCGCAACGCGGCGGCCTCGCGGCGCAGCACTGTTTCGGCAGCTCTCTCCGTGATCCACGCGCCGTCGTGCGGGCTGCCCAGGGGGAGCACACGGCCGAACCCGAGCTGCCGGCGTACCGCCTTCGTCCAACCGTCCGACGTCATTCCTCCAGCCTGCCGTATCCCCGGCGCGCGGCGCCGCAACCGCGCTTACTGTGGGCTTGAGGGGGACGACCGGAAGGGACGTGCGGCATGACTGACGTGACGGAGCGGAACCGGACGGAAGGGCCCGACACTGCCAAGGAGCCGACGCAGGTCGGGCGGAGGGCCACCCGGCGCGGCGGCGGTGATCCGGCGGGCCGGGGGCGTACGACCATCGCCGACGGCGTCGTCGAGAAG is from Streptomyces sp. NBC_01314 and encodes:
- a CDS encoding nucleopolyhedrovirus P10 family protein, translating into MTSDGWTKAVRRQLGFGRVLPLGSPHDGAWITERAAETVLRREAAALRGLRLGALRISLTGSGEHDAGVPPPPSALPPGPLRVTADFAVAAGPTVEPFPAMAARLRTVLSTTARERLGLRVEEVDLRVTHLLEGDEQTVHPAPEPPPTAPTTPPTSDDEVSRVAAAALSVPGVTRLTTAFGGHVATGPALPRRHILVELAVTEERRALDLAREVRTAVSDALPDHPSVAVLITAVTGPAAVV
- a CDS encoding helix-turn-helix domain-containing protein; its protein translation is MAETLKKGSRVTGVARDKLAADLKKKYDSGASIRALAEETGRSYGFVHRMLSESGVTLRGRGGATRGKKAASA
- a CDS encoding ABC-F family ATP-binding cassette domain-containing protein — translated: MISASAVELRAGARVLIESATFRVAKGDRIGLVGRNGAGKTTLTKCLAGEGIPAGGTITRSGEVGYLPQDPRTGDLDVLARDRVLSARGLDVLIRKMRENEQRIANGQGSTREKALRQYERQETEFLTKGGYSAEAEAATIAAALNLPDRVLGQPLHTLSGGQRRRIELARILFSDADTLLLDEPTNHLDADSIIWLRDYLKTYRGGFIVISHDVDLVETVVNKVFYLDANRAEIDVYNMGWKLYQQQREADEKRRKRERQNAEKKAAALHSQADKMRAKATKTVAAQNMAKRADRLLAGLDAVRVSDKVAKLRFPEPAPCGKTPLTAEGLSKSYGSLEIFTDVDLAIDKGSRVVILGLNGAGKTTLLRLLGGAEKPDTGEVIEGHGLKLGYYAQEHETLDPERTVLENMRSAAPDLDLVEVRKTLGSFLFSGDDVDKPASVLSGGEKTRLALATLVVSSANVLLLDEPTNNLDPASREEILGALRTYKGAVVLVTHDEGAVEALQPERIILLPDGVEDLWGADYADLVALA
- a CDS encoding enoyl-CoA hydratase/isomerase family protein; its protein translation is MASLEPLLDQDGVRLTVDDAIATVTLTNPAKRNAQSPALWRALTEAGRLVPGSVRVVVLRAEGTSFSAGLNRQMFTPEGIEGEPSFIDLARRDDAGLDSTIAEYQEAFTWWRRNDIVSIAAVQGHAVGAGFQLALACDLRVVADDVQFAMLETSLGLVPDLAGTHPLVSLVGYARALEICLTGRFVQADEAQRVGLANLAVPGDQLDDTVRDLAAALVSAPRDAVVETKALLRGAQGRSYDEQRAAERAAQARRLRDLAGVAE